Proteins encoded in a region of the Populus nigra chromosome 3, ddPopNigr1.1, whole genome shotgun sequence genome:
- the LOC133689656 gene encoding MD-2-related lipid-recognition protein ROSY1: MAHCMMIVPLLISLCLILPLIQASKFQYCDNNKDYDVKVSGVKISPNPVKKGKPATFTISATTSESITDGKMRVDVRYFGFPVYSQDHDLCEETSCPVTSGNFVVSHTEELPGFTPPGSYSLTMKMIDGESRELTCISFGFRIGSASSVSDV, encoded by the exons ATGGCTCACTGCATGATGATTGTTCCTTTGCTTATCTCGCTTTGTCTGATCCTACCTTTGATTCAAGCCTCCAAATTCCAGTACTGCG ATAATAACAAGGATTATGACGTTAAAGTTAGCGGAGTGAAGATAAGCCCAAATCCGGTGAAGAAAGGGAAACCAGCGACCTTCACTATCTCTGCAACAACAA GTGAATCAATAACTGATGGGAAAATGAGGGTCGATGTTAGATACTTCGGATTTCCTGTGTATAGTCAGGATCATGATCTTTGCGAGGAAACGTCCTGCCCTGTAACCAGTGGTAATTTTGTGGTGTCTCACACTGAAGAGTTGCCTGGGTTCACTCCACCT GGTTCATACTCTCTTACTATGAAGATGATTGATGGAGAAAGTCGTGAACTTACTTGCATTTCCTTTGGTTTTCGCATTGGTTCTGCATCATCCGTTTCTGACGTTTAG